The Lysobacter enzymogenes genome window below encodes:
- a CDS encoding DUF4124 domain-containing protein codes for MSRMSRISARRALPALGLGAVLAVLAAFPAAATDLYQWKDAQGVTHYSDSPPPAQASGGQVKNRVIRNKSGTASQTAAVTTTGESAPCVNARANLKQLQGAGPVGVDNNGDGKPDNVLDAQQRAAQVQLAETSIRAYCNPTPPAPASAAGSSGTKPEQRSDQ; via the coding sequence ATGTCCCGCATGTCCCGAATTTCCGCCCGTCGCGCCCTGCCGGCGCTGGGCCTGGGCGCCGTCCTGGCCGTCCTGGCCGCCTTCCCGGCCGCCGCCACCGACCTGTACCAGTGGAAGGACGCCCAGGGCGTCACCCACTACTCCGACTCGCCGCCGCCGGCCCAGGCCAGCGGCGGCCAGGTCAAGAACCGGGTCATCCGCAACAAGAGCGGCACCGCCAGCCAGACCGCCGCGGTGACCACGACCGGCGAGAGCGCCCCGTGCGTGAACGCCCGCGCCAACCTCAAGCAACTGCAGGGCGCCGGCCCGGTCGGGGTCGACAACAACGGCGACGGCAAGCCCGACAACGTCCTCGACGCCCAGCAGCGCGCCGCCCAGGTGCAGTTGGCCGAAACCTCGATCCGCGCCTACTGCAACCCGACGCCGCCCGCGCCCGCCTCCGCGGCCGGGTCGAGCGGCACCAAGCCCGAGCAGCGCAGCGACCAGTAA
- the rimI gene encoding ribosomal protein S18-alanine N-acetyltransferase, with the protein MSALAPDLDDAAAAPGALRPMREDDLDAVHAIEIRAYEFPWTPGIFRDCLRADYPSWVLLDDGRILGYFLMSVAAGEAHVLNVCVAPEAHGCGHGRRLLRALLRIARGRGAERVFLEVRPSNPGAIALYHSEGFNEIGRRPRYYPARGGREDALVMAIELLGEA; encoded by the coding sequence ATGAGCGCGCTGGCGCCGGACCTGGACGACGCCGCCGCCGCGCCGGGCGCGTTGCGGCCGATGCGCGAGGACGACCTCGACGCGGTCCACGCCATCGAGATCCGCGCCTACGAATTCCCCTGGACCCCGGGCATCTTCCGCGACTGCCTGCGCGCGGACTATCCGTCCTGGGTGCTGCTCGACGACGGCCGCATCCTCGGCTATTTCCTGATGAGCGTGGCCGCCGGCGAGGCGCACGTGCTCAACGTCTGCGTCGCGCCCGAAGCGCACGGCTGCGGCCACGGCCGCCGCCTGCTGCGCGCCTTGCTGCGCATCGCCCGCGGCCGCGGCGCCGAGCGGGTGTTCCTGGAAGTGCGCCCGTCCAACCCCGGCGCGATCGCGCTGTACCACAGCGAAGGCTTCAACGAGATCGGCCGCAGGCCGCGTTACTACCCGGCGCGGGGCGGGCGCGAGGATGCGTTGGTGATGGCGATCGAGTTGCTGGGCGAGGCTTAG
- a CDS encoding proline--tRNA ligase has protein sequence MRLSQFHLHTSKETPAEAEIVSHKLMLKAGMIRKLAAGLYTWSPLGLRVLRKVERAVREEMTAAGAIEVLMPAVQPKELWEETGRWEKFGGQLLKMQDRKEAWYCYGPTHEEVITDFARNELASYKQLPVNFFQIQTKFRDEIRPRFGVMRAREFLMKDAYSFHLSDEDLGREYQNMYDAYGRIFTRLGLKFRAVFADTGAIGGSASHEFHVLADSGEDAIAFSDGSDYAANVELAEAVSPGPRAAAGEALRKVETPTQKTCEDVAALLGLALARTVKSVAVVGSDADGAPQFALALVRGDHSVNEIKLSKLAGLAEYRLATEAEILEHLGAQPGFLGPVGPKRAIRVIADRSVAALADFVVGANDNGYHLAGVNWGRDLAEPGEVADIRNAVAGDPSPDGRGTLGIARGIEVGHVFQLGRKYAEAMKLSVLDVNGKAATPAMGCYGIGVSRIVAAAIEQNHDDAGIAWPEAMAPWQAVVCVINPKNDAAVADAAQALYQDLLKAGVDAALDDRGLRPGAMFADMELIGVPHRVVVSERGLAAGTFEYRHRRSEAAENLDRAAVLARIGA, from the coding sequence ATGCGCCTGTCGCAGTTCCATCTCCATACCAGCAAGGAAACGCCCGCCGAAGCCGAGATCGTCAGCCACAAGCTGATGCTCAAGGCCGGCATGATCCGCAAGCTCGCCGCGGGCCTGTACACCTGGTCGCCGCTGGGCCTGCGCGTGTTGCGCAAGGTCGAGCGCGCGGTGCGCGAGGAGATGACCGCGGCCGGCGCGATCGAAGTGCTGATGCCGGCGGTGCAGCCGAAGGAACTGTGGGAGGAAACCGGCCGCTGGGAGAAGTTCGGCGGCCAGTTGCTGAAGATGCAGGACCGCAAGGAAGCCTGGTACTGCTACGGGCCGACCCACGAGGAAGTCATCACCGACTTCGCCCGCAACGAACTGGCCAGCTACAAGCAGCTGCCGGTCAATTTCTTCCAGATCCAGACCAAGTTCCGCGACGAGATCCGCCCGCGCTTCGGGGTCATGCGCGCGCGCGAGTTCCTGATGAAGGACGCCTACTCCTTCCACCTCAGCGATGAGGACCTGGGCCGCGAGTACCAGAACATGTACGACGCCTACGGCCGCATCTTCACCCGCCTGGGGCTGAAGTTCCGCGCCGTGTTCGCCGACACCGGCGCGATCGGCGGCAGCGCCTCGCACGAGTTCCACGTGCTGGCCGATTCGGGCGAGGACGCGATCGCGTTCTCCGACGGTTCCGACTACGCCGCCAACGTCGAACTGGCCGAGGCGGTTTCGCCGGGTCCGCGCGCGGCGGCCGGCGAGGCGTTGCGCAAGGTCGAAACGCCGACCCAGAAGACCTGCGAGGACGTGGCCGCGCTGCTCGGCCTGGCCCTGGCGCGCACGGTCAAGTCGGTCGCCGTCGTCGGCAGCGACGCCGACGGCGCGCCGCAGTTCGCCCTGGCGCTGGTGCGCGGCGACCACAGCGTCAACGAGATCAAGCTGTCCAAGCTCGCCGGCCTGGCCGAATACCGGCTGGCGACCGAAGCGGAAATCCTCGAGCACCTCGGCGCGCAGCCGGGCTTCCTCGGCCCGGTCGGGCCCAAGCGCGCCATCCGGGTCATCGCCGACCGCAGCGTCGCCGCGCTGGCCGACTTCGTGGTCGGCGCCAACGACAACGGCTACCACCTCGCCGGGGTCAACTGGGGCCGCGATCTGGCCGAGCCGGGCGAGGTCGCCGACATCCGCAACGCGGTCGCCGGCGATCCCTCGCCCGACGGCCGGGGCACGCTCGGCATCGCCCGCGGCATCGAGGTCGGCCACGTGTTCCAGCTCGGCCGCAAGTACGCCGAGGCGATGAAGCTCAGCGTGCTCGACGTCAACGGCAAGGCCGCGACCCCGGCGATGGGCTGCTACGGCATCGGCGTGTCGCGCATCGTCGCCGCGGCGATCGAGCAGAACCACGACGACGCCGGCATCGCCTGGCCCGAGGCGATGGCGCCGTGGCAGGCGGTGGTGTGCGTGATCAATCCGAAGAACGACGCCGCGGTCGCCGACGCCGCGCAGGCGCTGTACCAGGACCTGCTCAAGGCCGGCGTCGACGCCGCCCTGGACGACCGCGGCCTGCGCCCGGGCGCGATGTTCGCCGACATGGAACTGATCGGCGTGCCGCACCGGGTCGTGGTGTCCGAACGCGGCCTGGCCGCGGGCACCTTCGAATACCGTCACCGCCGCAGCGAAGCGGCGGAGAATCTCGATCGCGCCGCGGTGCTGGCGCGGATCGGCGCCTGA
- a CDS encoding DUF2785 domain-containing protein codes for MRPAPLLCAGLLAAFAFAAPAVAASASAEPASGEPASAELVPAGPASAKSASARSSPAEAAPAAKPAPCPPAGYDAASLAALKARRFALPDPAAQRALAQGLLACLSDPDPELRDGTAFEALSQWLRAGDFDAATLRGLRDALYARLDGADGDGFGKPFAALVLSEIARTDRIAPWMDARERAAMLERAAAYLESVRDYRGYEARAGWRHGVAHGADWLLQLSLNPALEPAQQQRIVVAIATQAVPASGHAYVFGEPERLARPLLSAAARAGWAEKRWQDFFAALGAKVGALDRSDYAGWLGRRHDLRAFLLQVHWLAGRSEDARVRALGAAAEAALKRLD; via the coding sequence ATGCGCCCTGCCCCGCTGTTGTGCGCCGGCCTGCTGGCGGCGTTCGCTTTCGCCGCGCCCGCCGTGGCTGCGTCCGCTTCTGCCGAGCCGGCTTCTGGCGAGCCGGCTTCCGCCGAGCTTGTCCCCGCCGGGCCGGCTTCTGCCAAGTCCGCCTCTGCTAGGTCTTCTCCCGCCGAGGCCGCTCCTGCCGCAAAGCCCGCGCCCTGCCCGCCCGCCGGCTACGACGCCGCGTCGCTGGCCGCGCTCAAGGCAAGGCGATTCGCCCTGCCCGATCCGGCTGCCCAGCGCGCGCTGGCGCAAGGCCTGCTCGCCTGCCTGTCCGACCCCGACCCGGAACTGCGCGACGGCACCGCTTTCGAAGCGCTGAGCCAGTGGCTGCGCGCCGGCGATTTCGATGCCGCGACGCTGCGCGGACTGCGCGACGCGCTGTACGCGCGGCTCGACGGCGCCGACGGCGACGGCTTCGGCAAACCGTTCGCCGCCCTGGTCTTGTCGGAGATCGCGCGCACCGACCGGATCGCGCCGTGGATGGACGCGCGCGAACGCGCGGCGATGCTCGAACGCGCCGCGGCTTATCTCGAATCGGTGCGCGATTATCGCGGCTACGAGGCGCGCGCCGGCTGGCGCCACGGCGTCGCCCACGGCGCCGACTGGCTGTTGCAGCTGAGCCTGAATCCCGCGTTGGAACCGGCGCAGCAGCAGCGCATCGTCGTCGCGATCGCGACTCAGGCCGTGCCCGCGTCGGGCCACGCCTACGTATTCGGCGAACCCGAACGGCTGGCGCGGCCGTTGCTGTCCGCGGCCGCGCGCGCCGGCTGGGCCGAGAAGCGCTGGCAGGATTTTTTCGCTGCGCTCGGCGCCAAAGTCGGCGCGCTCGATCGTAGCGACTACGCGGGTTGGCTCGGCCGCCGCCACGATCTGCGCGCGTTCTTGTTGCAGGTGCATTGGCTGGCCGGGCGCAGCGAGGATGCGCGGGTTCGCGCGTTGGGGGCCGCGGCCGAGGCGGCGTTGAAGCGGCTGGATTGA
- a CDS encoding threonine/serine ThrE exporter family protein, translating to MSTPHPLSATSYAARIAFVVELAERLHSYGTTSQRLEGAVTAVASRLRLECEPWSNPTGLILTFSDPQRPLGESDTTRVIRLPPGENDLYRLSETDRIAEEVMAGRLDLAAGHAALEALDRPRTRRWRTMQVIGYGLAAGAVAALLRLPWLDIAVAAVNGLMIGLLVDVSGQRPRLREALEAIAGMFAAAVVVLVANYVAPLNQNTVIIASLIVLLPGMALTNAVNELTSQHLVSGTARFAGAVTTVVKLAVGTVIGLYLADLVGLEPVVRAWRPQEGWVEWCGLAVACYAFAVLFRAHRNDYPKVMAAAAGGYLISRFVGLAWGSPAGIFLAALVMTALGNAYARWGNRPGAIIRVPGIILLVPGSVSLRGLLNMLQQQDVQVGQDALLAVVNILLALIAGLIFGNLLLPSRRNL from the coding sequence ATGTCCACCCCGCATCCGCTCAGCGCCACCAGTTACGCCGCCCGCATCGCCTTCGTGGTCGAGCTGGCCGAACGCCTGCACAGCTACGGGACCACCTCGCAGCGCCTGGAAGGCGCGGTCACCGCGGTCGCCTCGCGGCTGCGCCTGGAGTGCGAGCCCTGGTCCAATCCGACCGGGCTGATCCTGACCTTCAGCGACCCGCAGCGGCCGCTCGGCGAAAGCGACACCACCCGGGTCATCCGCCTGCCGCCCGGCGAGAACGATCTGTACCGGCTCAGCGAAACCGACCGCATCGCCGAAGAAGTGATGGCCGGACGGCTGGATCTGGCCGCCGGCCACGCCGCGCTGGAGGCGCTGGACCGTCCGCGCACGCGCCGCTGGCGGACGATGCAGGTGATCGGCTACGGCCTCGCCGCCGGCGCGGTCGCGGCGCTGCTGCGGCTGCCGTGGCTCGACATCGCCGTGGCCGCGGTCAACGGCTTGATGATCGGCCTGCTGGTCGACGTGTCCGGCCAGCGCCCGCGCCTGCGCGAAGCGCTGGAGGCGATCGCCGGCATGTTCGCCGCCGCGGTGGTGGTGCTGGTGGCCAATTACGTCGCGCCGCTGAATCAGAACACGGTCATCATCGCGTCGCTGATCGTGCTGCTGCCGGGTATGGCGCTGACCAACGCGGTCAACGAATTGACCAGCCAGCATCTGGTCTCGGGCACCGCGCGCTTCGCCGGCGCGGTGACCACGGTGGTGAAACTCGCGGTCGGCACGGTGATCGGGCTGTACCTGGCCGATCTGGTCGGGCTGGAGCCGGTGGTGCGGGCGTGGCGGCCGCAGGAAGGCTGGGTCGAATGGTGCGGGCTGGCGGTGGCGTGCTACGCGTTCGCGGTGCTGTTCCGCGCCCACCGCAACGATTATCCCAAGGTCATGGCCGCGGCCGCCGGCGGTTATCTGATCTCGCGTTTCGTCGGCCTGGCCTGGGGCAGCCCGGCGGGAATCTTCCTGGCCGCGCTGGTGATGACCGCGCTGGGCAATGCGTATGCGCGCTGGGGCAACCGGCCCGGGGCGATCATCCGGGTGCCCGGGATCATCCTGCTGGTGCCCGGCAGCGTCAGCCTGCGCGGGCTGTTGAACATGCTGCAGCAGCAGGACGTGCAGGTCGGGCAGGATGCGTTGCTGGCGGTGGTGAATATCCTGCTGGCGCTGATCGCCGGATTGATATTCGGGAATCTGTTGCTGCCGTCGCGGCGGAATTTGTAA
- a CDS encoding leucyl aminopeptidase, which translates to MTLEFDLNRDAAAAAQTDCVVVGAFADKTLTAAARTLDEASGGRLTVLLERGDISGKTGKTALLHDVPGVASPRVLVVGLGEAGKFGVAQYLKAVGDAARALKAGPVAHALLTLSEEPVAGRDAGWAIRQAAIAADHACYRYTATLGKKKDEPGLRKLSIAGGDDAALAHGQAIAAGVQFARELGNLPPNVCNPAYLAQQASEFAARFGNTECEVLDRAQMQELGMGSLLAVARGSANPPKLIVLKYNNGGDAKPYVMVGKGITFDTGGINLKVQGGIEEMKFDMCGAASVMGAFVSAVGMQLPINLVVIVPAVENMPDADAYRPSDVLTSMSGKTIEVGNTDAEGRLILCDALTYAQRFEPQALLDVATLTGACVVALGKFATGLMSKDDDLAAELLGAGEQVFDRAWRLPLWDEYQTQLDSTFADVYNIGGRWAGAITAGCFLARFTEGQRWAHLDIAGVSNEEGKRGLATGRPVGLLSQWLLERN; encoded by the coding sequence ATGACCCTCGAATTCGACCTGAACCGCGACGCTGCGGCCGCCGCTCAAACCGATTGCGTCGTGGTAGGCGCCTTCGCCGACAAGACCCTGACCGCCGCCGCGCGAACGCTGGATGAAGCCAGCGGCGGGCGCCTGACCGTGCTGCTCGAGCGCGGCGACATCAGCGGCAAGACCGGCAAGACCGCCTTGCTGCACGACGTCCCCGGCGTGGCCTCGCCGCGCGTGCTGGTGGTGGGCCTGGGCGAAGCCGGCAAGTTCGGCGTGGCCCAGTACCTCAAGGCGGTGGGCGATGCGGCCCGCGCGCTCAAGGCCGGCCCGGTCGCGCACGCGCTGCTGACCCTCAGCGAAGAACCCGTCGCCGGCCGCGACGCCGGCTGGGCGATCCGCCAGGCCGCGATCGCCGCCGACCACGCCTGCTACCGCTACACCGCCACGCTCGGCAAGAAGAAAGACGAGCCGGGCCTGCGCAAGCTCTCGATCGCCGGCGGCGACGACGCCGCGCTCGCCCACGGCCAGGCCATCGCCGCCGGCGTGCAGTTCGCGCGCGAGCTCGGCAACCTGCCGCCGAACGTCTGCAACCCGGCCTACCTGGCCCAGCAGGCGAGCGAGTTCGCCGCCCGCTTCGGCAACACCGAATGCGAAGTGCTCGACCGCGCGCAGATGCAGGAACTCGGCATGGGCTCGCTGCTCGCGGTCGCGCGCGGCTCGGCCAATCCGCCCAAGCTCATCGTGCTGAAGTACAACAACGGCGGCGACGCCAAGCCTTATGTGATGGTCGGCAAGGGCATCACCTTCGACACCGGCGGCATCAACCTCAAGGTCCAGGGCGGCATCGAGGAGATGAAGTTCGACATGTGCGGCGCGGCCTCGGTGATGGGCGCGTTCGTCTCGGCCGTCGGCATGCAGCTGCCAATCAACCTGGTGGTGATCGTGCCGGCGGTGGAGAACATGCCCGACGCCGACGCCTACCGCCCGTCCGACGTGCTGACCAGCATGTCCGGCAAGACCATCGAAGTCGGCAACACCGACGCCGAAGGCCGCCTGATCCTGTGCGACGCGCTGACCTACGCGCAACGTTTCGAACCGCAGGCGCTGCTCGACGTGGCGACCCTGACCGGCGCCTGCGTGGTCGCCCTGGGCAAGTTCGCGACCGGCCTGATGAGCAAGGACGACGACCTCGCCGCCGAACTGCTCGGCGCCGGCGAACAGGTGTTCGACCGCGCCTGGCGCCTGCCGCTGTGGGACGAATACCAGACCCAGCTCGATTCGACCTTCGCCGACGTCTACAACATCGGCGGCCGCTGGGCCGGCGCGATCACCGCCGGCTGCTTCCTGGCCCGCTTCACCGAAGGCCAGCGCTGGGCGCACCTGGACATCGCCGGCGTATCCAACGAAGAAGGCAAGCGCGGCCTGGCGACGGGCCGGCCGGTCGGCCTGCTGTCGCAGTGGCTGCTCGAGCGCAATTGA
- a CDS encoding DNA polymerase III subunit chi, with protein MPRADFYLIQSPRFKQEPLRLVCELARKAHAANLPTLILARSAEQAEQLDDLLWDMGEDAYIPHQIAGLDEDEDEADVLIAAPDSDAALRPLVINLRDAAVADGFERVLEVVPADDSARGPLRERWKQYQARGLQLNKHDM; from the coding sequence ATGCCCCGCGCCGACTTCTACCTGATCCAATCGCCGCGCTTCAAACAAGAACCGCTGCGGTTGGTCTGCGAGCTGGCGCGCAAGGCCCACGCCGCCAACCTGCCGACCCTGATCCTGGCGCGCAGCGCCGAGCAGGCCGAACAGCTCGACGACCTGCTGTGGGACATGGGCGAAGACGCCTACATCCCGCACCAGATCGCCGGCCTGGACGAGGACGAGGACGAAGCCGACGTGCTGATCGCCGCGCCCGACAGCGACGCGGCGCTGCGCCCGCTGGTCATCAACCTGCGCGACGCCGCGGTGGCCGACGGCTTCGAGCGCGTACTGGAAGTCGTCCCCGCCGACGACAGCGCGCGCGGCCCGCTGCGCGAGCGCTGGAAGCAGTATCAGGCGCGCGGGTTGCAGTTGAACAAGCACGATATGTAG
- the pssA gene encoding CDP-diacylglycerol--serine O-phosphatidyltransferase — MEPQPSPRPRGRGIYLLPNLFTTGGMFAGFYAIIAATQGRFDEACMAIFVAAILDGVDGRVARLTNTQSEFGVQYDSLADLISFGLAPALVMYHWALEATKLDGVIPGKIGWVGAFLYAACAALRLARFNSQVGQVDKRWFIGLASPAAAGLVASFVWTCHSFDLSGEDLRYAALAVTVVAGLLMVSRMRYVSFKGSGPRNDRVPFLAILVVVAVLVAIAIDPPRVLLAIFAPYALSGPAQAIWRRMRRAPEPPAGGAGAA; from the coding sequence ATGGAACCCCAACCCTCGCCGCGCCCGCGCGGACGCGGCATTTACCTGCTGCCCAACCTGTTCACCACCGGCGGCATGTTCGCCGGCTTCTACGCGATCATCGCCGCCACCCAGGGCCGCTTCGACGAGGCCTGCATGGCGATCTTCGTCGCCGCCATCCTCGACGGCGTCGACGGCCGGGTCGCCCGGCTGACCAACACCCAGAGCGAATTCGGCGTGCAGTACGACTCGCTCGCCGACCTCATCAGCTTCGGCCTGGCGCCGGCGCTGGTGATGTACCACTGGGCGCTGGAGGCGACCAAGCTCGACGGGGTGATCCCCGGCAAGATCGGCTGGGTCGGCGCGTTCCTGTACGCCGCGTGCGCGGCGCTGCGCCTGGCCCGCTTCAATTCCCAGGTCGGCCAGGTCGACAAGCGCTGGTTCATCGGCCTGGCCAGCCCAGCCGCGGCCGGACTGGTCGCCAGCTTCGTCTGGACCTGCCACAGCTTCGACCTGTCCGGCGAAGACCTGCGCTACGCCGCGCTGGCGGTGACCGTGGTCGCCGGCCTGCTGATGGTGAGCCGGATGCGCTACGTCAGCTTCAAGGGCAGCGGCCCGCGCAACGACCGGGTGCCGTTCCTGGCGATCCTGGTGGTGGTGGCGGTGCTGGTGGCGATCGCGATCGACCCGCCGCGGGTGCTGCTGGCGATCTTCGCGCCGTACGCCTTGTCGGGCCCGGCGCAGGCGATCTGGCGGCGCATGCGGCGCGCGCCCGAGCCGCCGGCCGGCGGAGCGGGGGCGGCATGA
- a CDS encoding valine--tRNA ligase → MSLDSSYDPKQFEARLYEQWESSGVFKPRGEGPAYSILLPPPNVTGTLHMGHAFQHTLQDALIRYHRMLGCDALWQMGTDHAGIATEMVVARNLGQEGLTRDGLGRDGFIEKVWEWKQHSGGTIERQMRRLGASGDWSRSMFTMDPIASNAVVEAFVRMHEQGLIYRGQRLVNWDPVLKTAISDLEVVNEEENGFLWSISYPLSDGSATLVVATTRPETMLGDTAVMVHPDDERYQHLIGKTVRLPLSEREIPVIADAYVDREFGTGVVKVTPAHDFNDYAVGQRHNLPLINIFTPDAKVNDSAPAKYVGLDRFDARKAVLADLEALGLLVETKDHKLQVPRGDRTNQVIEPYLTDQWFVKMDGLAARGLEIVESGEVRFVPGNWINTYRHWMENIQDWCISRQLWWGHRIPAWYDDAGKIYVGRDEADARARAGLGADVALRQDNDVLETWFSSGLWPFSTLGWPDEAAMGARGYERYLPTSVLVTGFDIIFFWVARMIMLTDHFVGVVPFKDVYMHGLVRDKDGQKMSKSKGNVLDPLDLIDGIPLEDLVAKRTAGLMQPKMAEKIEKATRKEFPEGIPAFGADALRFTIAALATHGRDIKFDLGRAEGYKNFCNKLWNATRFVLMNTDGAGFSGAPQPKTDAERWILARLDKTAAEAAEYFAAYRFDLLTQCLYEFAWNAYCDWFVELAKPALQGEDRTAADSTRHTLLYVLERLLALLHPLIPFVTDELWQQIAPKLGVAETTVMLRPYPRAGEAQGDFAQAEGDVEWLKAMVSALRKVRSELNVKPADQVSLLLAKGDGSDRERAARFDAQLRFLVKLDRIEFIDDAASAPPAAPAVVGELTLLVPLPADKLDAERVRLDKAIKNVEGELAKSKAKLAGDTFVQNAPPAVVEQERKRLVDWAAMLEELKAQRAKLD, encoded by the coding sequence ATGTCCCTCGACTCCAGCTACGATCCCAAACAGTTCGAAGCCCGCCTGTACGAACAGTGGGAAAGCAGCGGCGTATTCAAGCCGCGCGGCGAGGGCCCGGCGTATTCGATCCTGCTGCCGCCGCCGAACGTCACCGGCACCCTGCACATGGGCCACGCGTTCCAGCACACCTTGCAGGACGCGCTGATCCGCTATCACCGCATGCTCGGCTGCGATGCGCTGTGGCAGATGGGCACCGACCACGCCGGCATCGCCACCGAGATGGTGGTCGCGCGCAATCTCGGCCAGGAAGGGCTGACCCGCGACGGTCTCGGCCGCGACGGCTTCATCGAGAAGGTGTGGGAGTGGAAGCAGCATTCCGGCGGCACCATCGAACGGCAGATGCGCCGCCTCGGCGCGTCCGGCGACTGGTCGCGCTCGATGTTCACGATGGATCCGATCGCTTCCAACGCGGTGGTCGAGGCGTTCGTGCGCATGCACGAGCAGGGCCTGATCTACCGCGGCCAGCGCCTGGTCAACTGGGATCCGGTGCTGAAGACCGCGATCTCGGATCTTGAAGTCGTCAACGAGGAGGAGAACGGCTTCCTGTGGTCGATCTCGTATCCGCTCAGCGACGGCAGCGCGACCCTGGTGGTCGCGACCACGCGTCCGGAAACCATGCTCGGCGACACCGCGGTGATGGTCCATCCCGACGACGAGCGCTACCAGCACCTGATCGGCAAGACCGTCAGGCTGCCGCTGAGCGAGCGCGAGATTCCGGTCATCGCCGACGCCTACGTCGACCGCGAGTTCGGCACCGGCGTGGTCAAGGTCACCCCGGCGCACGACTTCAACGACTACGCAGTCGGCCAGCGGCACAACCTACCGCTGATCAACATCTTCACCCCCGACGCCAAGGTCAACGACAGCGCGCCGGCGAAGTACGTCGGGCTGGACCGCTTCGACGCGCGCAAGGCGGTGCTCGCCGATCTGGAAGCGCTGGGCCTGCTGGTCGAGACCAAGGACCACAAGCTGCAGGTGCCGCGCGGCGACCGCACCAACCAGGTCATCGAGCCGTATCTGACCGACCAGTGGTTCGTGAAGATGGACGGCTTGGCCGCGCGCGGCCTGGAGATCGTCGAAAGCGGCGAAGTGCGCTTCGTTCCGGGCAACTGGATCAACACCTACCGCCACTGGATGGAGAACATCCAGGATTGGTGCATCAGCCGCCAGCTGTGGTGGGGCCACCGCATCCCGGCGTGGTACGACGACGCCGGCAAGATCTACGTCGGCCGCGACGAAGCCGACGCGCGCGCGCGCGCCGGGCTCGGCGCGGACGTCGCGCTGCGCCAGGACAACGACGTGCTGGAGACCTGGTTCTCGTCCGGCCTGTGGCCGTTCAGCACCCTGGGCTGGCCCGACGAAGCGGCGATGGGCGCGCGCGGCTACGAGCGCTACCTGCCGACCAGCGTGCTGGTGACCGGCTTCGACATCATCTTCTTCTGGGTCGCGCGCATGATCATGCTGACCGACCACTTCGTCGGCGTGGTGCCGTTCAAGGACGTGTACATGCACGGCCTGGTGCGCGACAAGGACGGGCAGAAAATGTCCAAGTCCAAGGGCAACGTGCTCGATCCGCTCGACCTGATCGACGGCATTCCGCTCGAGGACCTGGTCGCCAAGCGCACCGCCGGGCTGATGCAGCCGAAGATGGCCGAGAAAATCGAAAAGGCCACGCGCAAGGAATTCCCCGAAGGCATCCCGGCGTTCGGCGCCGACGCGCTGCGCTTCACCATCGCCGCGCTGGCGACCCACGGCCGCGACATCAAGTTCGACCTCGGCCGCGCCGAGGGCTACAAGAACTTCTGCAACAAGCTGTGGAACGCCACCCGCTTCGTGCTGATGAACACCGACGGCGCCGGTTTCAGCGGCGCGCCGCAGCCCAAGACCGACGCCGAGCGCTGGATCCTCGCGCGCCTGGACAAGACCGCGGCCGAGGCGGCCGAGTACTTCGCCGCGTACCGCTTCGACCTGCTGACCCAGTGCCTGTACGAATTCGCCTGGAACGCCTACTGCGACTGGTTCGTCGAACTGGCCAAGCCGGCCTTGCAGGGCGAGGACCGCACCGCCGCCGACAGCACCCGCCACACCTTGCTGTACGTGCTCGAACGCCTGCTGGCGCTGCTGCATCCGCTGATTCCGTTCGTGACCGACGAGCTGTGGCAGCAGATCGCGCCGAAGCTCGGCGTGGCCGAAACCACGGTGATGCTGCGGCCGTATCCGCGCGCCGGCGAAGCGCAGGGCGATTTCGCCCAGGCCGAGGGCGACGTGGAATGGCTCAAGGCGATGGTCTCGGCGCTGCGCAAGGTGCGCAGCGAGCTCAACGTCAAGCCGGCCGATCAGGTCTCGTTGCTGCTGGCCAAGGGCGACGGCAGCGACCGCGAGCGCGCCGCGCGCTTCGACGCGCAGCTGCGGTTCCTGGTCAAGCTCGACCGGATCGAGTTCATCGACGACGCGGCCTCGGCGCCGCCGGCCGCGCCGGCGGTGGTCGGCGAGCTGACCCTGCTGGTGCCGCTGCCGGCGGACAAGCTCGACGCCGAGCGCGTGCGCCTGGACAAGGCGATCAAGAACGTCGAAGGCGAGCTGGCCAAGTCCAAGGCCAAGCTGGCCGGCGACACCTTCGTGCAGAACGCGCCGCCGGCGGTGGTCGAGCAGGAGCGCAAGCGCCTGGTCGACTGGGCCGCGATGCTCGAGGAGCTCAAGGCCCAGCGCGCCAAGCTGGACTGA